TGTCGCCCACCACCACGTCGCCCACGCCCACCATCTCCATGTCCTGGCGGCGCAGGTACGACGGATCGCCGCGCAGCTTGGGGATGATCTCCCTGACCAGGATGCTCCTTGGCACGTTCCACGCCGGCCAGAAGTCCAGGTACCGCAACTGCTCCACCAGGACCGGCGTGGACGTGCGATCGGCTCGACCCACGATCACTTTCATCGCGAGCGCCGCCGCCGTGTCTTCCCCCGTGCCGTCGAACGCAAACAGCTGGAATGCGGGCACGTTCACCACGATGAACGGGCCGCTGTCCATCGGCGGCTCGCGGCGAATCTGCTCCAGGGAACGCTCGATCTCGCGCACGCGGACGGCCAGCGGAGTCTGCAGTTGGGCCAGCGTCTCGTGTCCGATGATGCCGTCGTCTTCGAGACCGTGGCGCCGCTGGAAGCGCCGCACCGCGTTCACCACGGGGCCGGCATACACGCTCCCCGTATCCGACACGCCGGCGGTGTCGAGATCCCCCAGCGCCAGCAAGCGCACGCGCAGTTCGGCGATGGCCGCGAGCGTATCCCCCCGTCGCACCGGAAGCGTGGCCGGCGTGGGGAATGCCGGAATCGTGGAGTCGGCCGCGAGCCCGCGGTATCGTGACAGCGCGTGCACGAGCAGCCGGTAGTCCGGCCGCCGGATGACGATCGTGTCCACCAGCCACGCGAGCGAA
Above is a genomic segment from Gemmatimonadaceae bacterium containing:
- a CDS encoding L,D-transpeptidase family protein, with translation MRSSSMRRSVALVILLASTTCHPAGLREPEPERDRAAAERASAIPAPRDAPALAVARDSLAWLVDTIVIRRPDYRLLVHALSRYRGLAADSTIPAFPTPATLPVRRGDTLAAIAELRVRLLALGDLDTAGVSDTGSVYAGPVVNAVRRFQRRHGLEDDGIIGHETLAQLQTPLAVRVREIERSLEQIRREPPMDSGPFIVVNVPAFQLFAFDGTGEDTAAALAMKVIVGRADRTSTPVLVEQLRYLDFWPAWNVPRSILVREIIPKLRGDPSYLRRQDMEMVGVGDVVVGDTVTPSVIEALRVGALRVRQRRGPANPLGRVKFVIPNDSNIYLHDTPSSELFERARRDFSHGCIRVEHARDLAIWVMRNGTGWNADSVDAAMEMPVFRRVMIPHPMRVIVEYNTAMATAGGVVWFVPDIYGRDRDTINR